The following are from one region of the Staphylococcus argenteus genome:
- a CDS encoding YktB family protein, with the protein MTKYTFTPKDFKAFDVDGLDARMEALNEYIRPQLHQLGDYFSDFFTSQTGETFYPHVAKHARRSVNPPKDTWVAFATNKRGYKMLPHFQIGMFKDQLFVMFGIMHEAKDKASRAKVFERKFEAIKQLPDDYRVCLDHMKPDKPLIKDLTDDALKEAIQRAINVKKGEFFIARAITPQDKRLKSDKAFLAFLEETFDQFLPFYSA; encoded by the coding sequence ATGACAAAATACACATTTACACCTAAAGATTTTAAGGCATTTGATGTTGATGGCTTAGATGCCAGAATGGAAGCTTTAAATGAATATATACGACCACAACTTCATCAATTAGGAGATTATTTCAGCGATTTCTTTACAAGCCAAACCGGAGAAACATTTTATCCACATGTCGCAAAACATGCAAGAAGAAGTGTAAACCCTCCTAAAGATACATGGGTTGCATTTGCAACAAACAAACGTGGTTATAAAATGCTACCACATTTCCAAATTGGAATGTTTAAAGACCAATTATTTGTTATGTTTGGTATTATGCATGAAGCCAAAGATAAAGCATCACGTGCAAAGGTATTCGAAAGAAAATTCGAAGCAATTAAGCAATTACCAGATGATTATCGAGTTTGTTTAGATCATATGAAACCAGATAAACCATTGATAAAAGATTTAACAGATGACGCTTTAAAAGAAGCAATTCAAAGAGCTATTAATGTTAAAAAAGGCGAATTCTTTATTGCACGTGCGATTACACCTCAAGATAAACGTTTAAAAAGTGATAAAGCATTTCTTGCCTTTTTAGAAGAAACTTTCGATCAATTTTTACCATTCTATTCTGCATAG
- a CDS encoding DUF5325 family protein produces MKQKKSKNIFWVFSILAIIFLVLFSFAVGASNVPMMILTFILLVATFGIGFTTKKKYRENDWL; encoded by the coding sequence ATGAAACAAAAAAAATCTAAAAATATCTTTTGGGTATTTTCTATATTAGCTATTATTTTCTTAGTATTATTTAGTTTTGCAGTTGGTGCATCAAATGTGCCAATGATGATTTTAACATTTATATTACTTGTTGCAACCTTTGGTATTGGATTTACTACAAAGAAAAAGTATCGTGAAAACGATTGGTTATAG
- the lpdA gene encoding dihydrolipoyl dehydrogenase, with translation MVVGDFPIETDTIVIGAGPGGYVAAIRAAQLGQKVTIVEKGNLGGVCLNVGCIPSKALLHASHRFVEAQHSENLGVIAESVSLNFQKVQEFKSSVVNKLTGGVEGLLKGNKVNIVKGEAYFVDNNSLRVMDEKSAQTYNFKNAIIATGSRPIEIPNFKFGKRVIDSTGALNLQEVPGKLVVVGGGYIGSELGTAFANFGSEVTILEGAKDILGGFEKQMTQPVKKGMKEKGVEIVTEAMAKSAEETDNGVKVTYEAKGEEKTIEADYVLVTVGRRPNTDELGLEELGVKFADRGLLEVDKQSRTSISNIYAIGDIVPGLPLAHKASYEAKVAAEAIDGQAAEVDYIGMPAVCFTEPELATVGYSEAQAKEEGLAIKASKFPYAANGRALSLDDTNGFVKLITLKEDDTLIGAQVVGTGASDIISELGLAIEAGMNAEDIALTIHAHPTLGEMTMEAAEKAIGYPIHTM, from the coding sequence ATGGTAGTTGGAGATTTCCCAATTGAAACAGATACTATAGTAATCGGAGCAGGTCCTGGTGGATACGTTGCAGCAATTCGTGCAGCTCAATTAGGACAAAAAGTAACAATCGTTGAGAAAGGTAATTTAGGTGGTGTTTGCTTAAACGTTGGTTGTATTCCTTCTAAAGCATTACTACATGCTTCTCACCGTTTTGTTGAAGCGCAACATTCTGAAAACTTAGGTGTTATTGCTGAGAGCGTTTCATTAAACTTCCAAAAAGTTCAAGAATTCAAGTCATCAGTAGTTAATAAACTAACTGGTGGTGTTGAAGGCTTACTTAAAGGTAACAAAGTAAACATCGTTAAAGGTGAAGCATATTTCGTAGATAACAATAGCTTACGAGTTATGGACGAAAAAAGCGCACAAACATACAACTTTAAAAATGCAATCATTGCAACAGGTTCAAGACCAATTGAAATTCCTAATTTCAAATTTGGTAAACGTGTTATCGACTCAACAGGTGCTTTAAACTTACAAGAAGTACCAGGTAAATTAGTTGTAGTTGGTGGAGGATATATTGGTTCTGAGTTAGGTACAGCATTTGCTAACTTCGGTTCAGAAGTAACTATCCTTGAAGGTGCTAAAGACATTTTAGGTGGCTTTGAAAAACAAATGACACAACCTGTTAAAAAAGGTATGAAAGAAAAAGGTGTTGAAATCGTTACTGAAGCTATGGCTAAATCAGCTGAAGAAACAGATAACGGTGTTAAAGTTACTTATGAAGCTAAAGGTGAAGAAAAAACAATCGAAGCTGATTATGTATTAGTAACTGTTGGTCGTCGTCCAAATACTGATGAATTAGGCCTTGAAGAATTAGGCGTAAAATTTGCAGATCGTGGATTATTAGAAGTTGACAAACAAAGCCGTACTTCTATCAGCAATATCTATGCAATTGGTGATATCGTTCCAGGTTTACCACTTGCTCATAAAGCTAGCTACGAAGCTAAAGTTGCTGCTGAAGCAATTGATGGTCAAGCTGCTGAAGTGGATTACATTGGTATGCCAGCAGTATGCTTTACTGAACCAGAATTAGCTACAGTTGGTTATTCAGAAGCACAAGCTAAAGAAGAAGGTTTAGCAATTAAAGCTTCTAAATTCCCATACGCAGCAAATGGTCGTGCTTTATCATTAGATGATACTAACGGATTTGTTAAACTTATTACTCTTAAAGAAGATGATACTTTGATTGGTGCTCAAGTAGTAGGTACTGGTGCTTCAGATATTATCTCTGAATTAGGTTTAGCAATTGAAGCTGGTATGAATGCAGAAGATATCGCATTAACTATCCATGCGCATCCAACATTAGGTGAGATGACAATGGAAGCAGCTGAAAAAGCTATCGGATACCCAATCCATACAATGTAA
- a CDS encoding ABC transporter substrate-binding protein, with product MKRFLQLIIGALVVGMICLAVSHWFKSKEQVHTNQKIYVYNWGEYIDPDLIKKFEKETGIQVVYETFDSNEAMEAKIRNGGTHYDVAFPSEYTVQKLKRDNLLLPINHKKVPNIKNLDPDYMNMSFDKGNKYSLPYFFGTVGILYNKEKYPNETFDSWKSLYNPKFKNQILLVDGAREIIGMSLNKLGYNLNDSNPHHLKEAERDLTKLSPQVRGVVGDEITMMLQQNEGNIAVVWSGVAAPLVQEGDKYNYVIPKEGSNLWFDNMVIPKTAQNKEGAYKFMNFLLDAKNNKQNTEFVGYATPNKAARDLLPKEIKDDHRFYPTKQEQKRLEVYKDLGQEVLSEYNENFLNFKMSLK from the coding sequence GTGAAGAGATTTTTACAACTCATTATAGGTGCTTTAGTTGTTGGAATGATATGCCTTGCTGTAAGTCATTGGTTTAAATCAAAAGAACAAGTGCACACGAATCAAAAGATTTATGTTTACAATTGGGGCGAATATATTGATCCGGATTTAATTAAAAAGTTTGAAAAAGAAACTGGCATTCAAGTTGTTTATGAAACATTCGATTCAAATGAAGCAATGGAAGCAAAAATTCGCAATGGTGGAACACATTATGATGTTGCATTCCCTAGTGAATATACTGTACAAAAACTTAAAAGAGATAACCTATTATTACCAATTAATCATAAAAAAGTACCTAATATTAAAAATTTAGATCCTGATTATATGAACATGTCATTCGATAAAGGTAATAAATATTCATTACCTTATTTTTTTGGAACTGTGGGAATACTTTATAATAAGGAAAAGTATCCAAATGAAACATTTGATAGTTGGAAATCATTGTATAATCCTAAATTTAAAAATCAAATATTATTAGTTGATGGTGCCAGAGAAATTATAGGCATGAGTTTAAATAAACTTGGGTATAATCTTAATGACAGTAATCCTCATCATCTTAAGGAAGCAGAAAGAGATTTAACAAAATTATCACCACAAGTAAGAGGTGTGGTTGGTGATGAAATTACCATGATGCTACAGCAAAATGAAGGGAATATTGCGGTAGTTTGGAGCGGAGTTGCAGCACCTTTAGTACAAGAAGGTGATAAATACAACTACGTTATTCCAAAAGAAGGTTCTAATCTATGGTTTGATAATATGGTGATTCCTAAAACAGCTCAAAATAAAGAAGGCGCTTATAAATTTATGAATTTCTTATTGGATGCTAAAAATAACAAACAAAATACGGAATTTGTAGGTTACGCTACACCAAACAAAGCGGCAAGAGATTTATTGCCTAAAGAAATAAAAGATGATCACCGATTTTATCCAACAAAACAAGAGCAAAAACGTCTTGAAGTATACAAAGATTTAGGACAAGAAGTTTTAAGTGAATACAACGAAAACTTTTTGAATTTCAAAATGTCATTAAAATAA
- the auxB gene encoding lipoteichoic acid stability factor AuxB, producing the protein MTGEQFTQIKRPVSRLTEKVLGWLCWVMLLVLTIITMFIALVSFSNNTSIANLENTLNNNAFIQQLLAGNGYNTTQFVIWLQNGIWAIIVYFIVCLLISFLALISMNIRILSGFLFLISAFVTIPLILLIVTLIIPILFFIIAMMMFIRKDKVEMVGPQYYEGYNEPYYDYREPVYERPQPKDEYYDEPKHESEAEKAHTVYDQEKDKYDQFPKRAVESEYNTVETSEGEPSVLSRQAKYKQKSTEELGIEDDGYYAEPEVDPKELKAQQKREKAEIKAKKKEKRKAYNQRMKERRKNQPSAVSQRRMNFEERRQIYNNDITEERNSSEVKDNNKHE; encoded by the coding sequence ATGACTGGAGAACAATTTACTCAAATTAAACGTCCAGTAAGTAGATTAACTGAAAAAGTTCTAGGTTGGCTATGTTGGGTAATGTTATTAGTGCTTACCATTATTACTATGTTTATAGCACTTGTTTCATTTAGTAATAATACATCAATTGCTAATCTTGAAAATACATTAAACAACAATGCTTTTATTCAACAATTATTAGCTGGTAACGGCTATAATACAACACAATTTGTAATTTGGTTACAAAATGGTATATGGGCGATTATCGTTTACTTTATTGTGTGTTTATTAATTTCATTTTTAGCACTTATTTCAATGAATATTAGAATTTTGTCAGGCTTTTTATTCTTAATATCAGCTTTTGTAACGATTCCTTTAATCTTACTTATTGTTACATTAATCATACCAATTTTATTCTTTATAATTGCAATGATGATGTTTATAAGAAAAGATAAAGTTGAAATGGTTGGTCCGCAATATTATGAAGGCTATAATGAGCCATATTATGATTATCGTGAACCAGTATATGAACGACCTCAACCAAAAGATGAATACTATGATGAACCTAAACATGAAAGTGAAGCGGAGAAAGCGCATACTGTATATGATCAAGAGAAAGATAAATATGATCAATTTCCTAAACGTGCAGTTGAAAGTGAATATAATACCGTGGAAACAAGTGAGGGCGAACCATCAGTATTATCTCGACAAGCTAAATACAAACAAAAAAGTACCGAAGAGTTAGGTATTGAAGATGATGGGTATTATGCAGAACCAGAAGTTGACCCTAAAGAACTTAAGGCTCAACAAAAAAGAGAAAAAGCTGAAATTAAAGCGAAAAAGAAAGAAAAACGAAAAGCATATAATCAACGAATGAAAGAACGTAGAAAAAATCAACCTAGTGCAGTTAGTCAACGTCGAATGAATTTTGAAGAGCGACGTCAAATTTACAACAATGATATTACCGAAGAACGCAATTCAAGTGAAGTTAAGGACAATAACAAACACGAATAA
- a CDS encoding ABC transporter permease codes for MRNTNKLLLIPYLLWMVIFIIIPVVLLVYFSFLDINGHFSFTNYQQIFTTKYLKMFAYSILYAALITIITLVISYPAAYYITRSKFQNILLMIMIIPTWINLLLKTYAFIGLLSHDGVINQFFHLFNLPSFNLLFTTGAFLVVASYIYIPFMILPIFNSMKAIPNNLLQASSDLGASPFYTFRKVIMPLTKEGVMTGIQVTFIPSLSLFMITRLIAGNKVINIGTAIEEQFLTIQNYGMGSTIAIFLIVFMAFILIITKSSNGRG; via the coding sequence ATGCGTAATACTAATAAATTACTTTTAATTCCATACTTATTATGGATGGTCATATTTATTATTATACCTGTAGTATTACTCGTTTATTTCTCATTTTTAGATATTAATGGACACTTCAGCTTCACCAATTATCAACAAATTTTTACTACTAAATATTTGAAAATGTTTGCATATTCAATTTTATACGCTGCTTTGATTACAATTATAACGCTGGTTATCAGTTATCCAGCAGCATACTACATTACTCGCTCAAAATTTCAAAACATCTTGTTAATGATAATGATTATTCCGACATGGATAAATTTGTTGTTAAAGACATATGCTTTTATTGGATTACTTAGTCACGATGGTGTTATAAATCAATTTTTCCATTTATTTAATTTACCATCGTTTAATTTGTTATTTACAACTGGGGCATTTTTAGTAGTAGCAAGTTACATTTATATACCATTTATGATTTTACCAATTTTTAACAGTATGAAAGCCATACCTAATAATTTATTACAAGCATCTAGTGACTTAGGCGCTAGTCCTTTTTATACATTTAGAAAAGTAATTATGCCATTGACAAAAGAAGGTGTCATGACTGGTATTCAAGTAACTTTTATCCCATCATTATCATTATTTATGATTACACGTTTAATTGCAGGTAACAAAGTAATAAATATTGGTACGGCAATCGAAGAACAATTTTTAACAATTCAAAATTATGGCATGGGGTCAACTATAGCAATATTCCTTATTGTATTTATGGCATTTATTTTAATCATTACAAAATCATCTAATGGGAGAGGGTGA
- a CDS encoding UPF0223 family protein, producing MEYEYPIDLDWSNEEMLSVITFFNHVEKYYESGVNAGKFMQAYKVFKSIVPGKAEEKQIFNTFEKSSGYNSYKAIQNVKTYSEDQYVTAK from the coding sequence ATGGAATATGAATATCCAATCGATTTAGACTGGAGCAACGAAGAAATGCTTTCAGTAATTACATTCTTTAATCATGTTGAAAAATATTATGAGTCAGGAGTTAATGCAGGAAAATTTATGCAAGCGTATAAAGTATTTAAATCAATAGTTCCTGGCAAAGCTGAAGAGAAGCAAATCTTCAATACATTTGAAAAAAGTAGTGGATACAATAGCTACAAAGCTATTCAAAATGTTAAAACGTACTCTGAAGATCAATATGTGACAGCAAAGTAA
- a CDS encoding DUF4064 domain-containing protein, giving the protein MNRKPELIMSWIANSISIIYFLILGLSYVSLKSGNATQREELAKQLSKNGGNVSLDMLTTSIGVLAIILLLSTLYGIFATICIKARRKLAISLFVFAVIISFIALNLLAIILWIVVIFMLISKKEQTEKSYTEKRHKDDEYIYH; this is encoded by the coding sequence ATGAATAGAAAACCTGAATTAATTATGTCTTGGATTGCAAACAGTATTAGTATTATTTATTTTTTAATCTTAGGTTTATCATATGTTTCATTAAAAAGTGGTAACGCGACACAAAGGGAAGAATTAGCAAAGCAGTTGTCTAAAAATGGAGGTAATGTGTCTTTAGATATGCTTACTACATCAATAGGCGTTCTGGCAATTATTTTATTGCTTTCAACTCTTTATGGAATATTTGCAACTATCTGTATCAAAGCGCGTAGAAAATTAGCGATATCACTTTTCGTCTTTGCAGTCATTATAAGTTTTATAGCATTAAATTTGTTAGCGATTATTTTATGGATTGTCGTCATATTTATGTTAATTTCTAAAAAGGAACAGACTGAAAAAAGCTATACGGAAAAACGCCATAAAGACGATGAATACATTTATCATTAA
- a CDS encoding ABC transporter permease — protein sequence MKWYGKLYIGILLAILYIPIFFLMFYSFNSAGNMIHFEHFTLEHYQSLFQNDHLMSVIFNTIAVALIAASISTVIGTFGAIAIYYLRNKQFKVTLLTLNNVLMVSSDVVIGASFLIMFTTIGHFTGLGLGFWTVLTSHIAFCIPIVVIIVLPQLYEMNNNMLNAARDLGATEPQLLSNVIIPNILPSIIGGFFMALTYSLDDFTVSFFVTGNGFSVLSVEVYAMARKGISMEINAISTLLFAVIVFGILGYYLIQYVINKKKLMKRGVKQ from the coding sequence ATGAAATGGTATGGAAAGTTATATATAGGAATATTATTAGCAATTTTATACATCCCTATATTCTTTTTAATGTTCTATTCATTCAATTCGGCAGGTAATATGATTCACTTTGAGCATTTTACATTAGAACATTATCAATCTTTATTTCAAAATGACCATTTGATGTCTGTTATTTTCAATACGATAGCTGTGGCACTTATAGCTGCATCTATATCTACAGTAATTGGAACTTTTGGTGCGATTGCCATTTATTATTTAAGAAATAAGCAATTTAAAGTTACTCTTTTAACGCTTAATAATGTGTTAATGGTGTCATCAGATGTGGTCATAGGTGCGTCATTTTTAATTATGTTTACGACAATCGGTCATTTCACAGGTTTAGGATTAGGATTTTGGACAGTTCTTACGTCGCATATTGCGTTCTGTATTCCAATAGTTGTGATTATAGTATTACCGCAACTTTATGAAATGAATAACAACATGTTAAACGCTGCAAGAGATTTAGGGGCAACTGAGCCACAATTGTTAAGTAATGTTATCATTCCAAATATTTTACCTTCTATTATAGGTGGATTCTTTATGGCTTTAACGTATTCATTAGATGACTTTACTGTAAGTTTCTTCGTTACTGGTAATGGTTTTAGTGTATTATCTGTTGAAGTGTATGCGATGGCGCGTAAAGGAATTAGTATGGAAATAAATGCAATATCGACATTATTATTTGCAGTTATTGTATTTGGTATTCTTGGATATTATTTAATTCAATATGTGATTAATAAGAAAAAGCTAATGAAACGAGGTGTAAAACAGTGA
- a CDS encoding helix-turn-helix domain-containing protein, with the protein MNIGNKIKNLRRIKNLTQEELAERTDLSKGYISQIESEHASPSMETFLNIIEVLGTTPSDFFKDTENEKVLYKKADQVIYDEYDEGYILNWLVSKSNEYDMEPLILTLKPGASYKTFNPSESDTFIYCMSGQITLNLGKEKYQAQEEDVLYFKARDNHRLSNESNVETRILIVATASYL; encoded by the coding sequence ATGAACATAGGTAATAAAATTAAAAATCTTAGAAGAATTAAAAATCTCACGCAAGAAGAACTTGCTGAGCGTACAGACTTATCAAAAGGATACATTTCACAAATTGAAAGTGAACATGCATCGCCAAGTATGGAAACATTTTTAAATATCATTGAGGTATTAGGGACAACACCCAGTGATTTTTTTAAAGATACTGAAAATGAAAAAGTGTTATATAAGAAGGCGGATCAAGTTATTTATGATGAATATGATGAAGGTTACATATTAAATTGGTTAGTATCAAAATCTAACGAATATGATATGGAGCCATTAATACTAACGTTAAAGCCTGGTGCTTCATATAAAACTTTTAATCCATCAGAGTCTGATACATTTATTTATTGCATGTCAGGTCAAATTACACTTAATTTAGGTAAAGAAAAATATCAAGCACAAGAAGAAGACGTTTTGTATTTTAAAGCACGTGACAATCATCGCTTATCTAATGAATCAAACGTTGAAACACGAATACTTATTGTAGCAACAGCTTCATATTTATAG
- a CDS encoding ABC transporter ATP-binding protein — translation MEPLLSLKSVSKSYDDLNILDEIDIDIESGYFYTLLGPSGCGKTTILKLIAGFEYPDSGEVIYQNKPIGNLPPNKRKVNTVFQDYALFPHLNVYDNIAFGLKLKKFSKVQIDQKVREALKLVKLSGYEKRNINEMSGGQKQRVAIARAIVNEPEILLLDESLSALDLKLRTEMQYELRELQSRLGITFIFVTHDQEEALALSDYLFVLKDGKIQQFGTPTDIYDEPVNRFVADFIGESNIVEGRMVRDYVVNIYGQDFECVDMGIPANKKVEVVIRPEDISLIKAEEGLFKATVDSMLFRGVHYEICCIDRKGYEWVIQTTKKAEVGSEVGLYFDPEAIHIMVPGETEEEFDKRIESYEEVDNA, via the coding sequence ATGGAACCATTATTATCATTAAAATCAGTTAGTAAAAGCTATGATGATCTTAATATCTTAGACGAGATAGATATCGATATTGAATCGGGATACTTTTATACATTATTAGGTCCTTCAGGTTGTGGAAAAACAACAATTTTAAAATTAATTGCAGGATTTGAATATCCTGATAGTGGTGAAGTAATTTATCAAAACAAACCAATAGGAAACTTACCTCCAAATAAGCGAAAAGTGAATACGGTCTTTCAAGACTATGCTTTATTTCCACATTTAAATGTTTATGATAATATTGCTTTCGGTCTGAAATTAAAAAAATTTTCCAAAGTACAAATCGATCAAAAAGTAAGAGAAGCATTAAAATTAGTTAAACTATCAGGTTATGAGAAACGAAACATTAATGAAATGAGTGGTGGACAAAAGCAACGTGTCGCAATTGCACGTGCTATTGTAAATGAGCCAGAAATTTTATTATTAGACGAATCCTTATCTGCCTTAGATTTAAAATTACGTACAGAAATGCAATATGAATTAAGAGAATTACAATCACGTTTAGGGATTACCTTCATATTCGTTACGCATGATCAAGAAGAAGCTTTGGCACTCAGTGATTATCTATTTGTGTTGAAAGATGGGAAGATTCAACAATTTGGAACACCTACAGATATTTATGATGAACCTGTCAATAGATTTGTAGCTGATTTCATTGGAGAGTCCAACATAGTTGAAGGGCGCATGGTAAGAGATTATGTTGTGAATATTTATGGACAAGATTTTGAATGTGTTGATATGGGTATACCTGCAAACAAAAAAGTAGAGGTCGTTATTCGACCAGAAGACATTTCGTTAATTAAAGCGGAAGAAGGATTGTTTAAAGCAACTGTTGATTCTATGTTATTTAGAGGAGTTCACTATGAAATATGTTGTATTGACCGTAAAGGATATGAATGGGTAATACAAACGACAAAAAAAGCTGAAGTAGGTAGCGAAGTTGGTCTGTATTTCGACCCTGAAGCAATACACATTATGGTGCCAGGTGAGACTGAAGAAGAATTTGATAAACGTATTGAAAGCTACGAGGAAGTTGACAATGCGTAA
- a CDS encoding inositol monophosphatase family protein, with product MALYEFAQGLIQEAGIRIKQLMEQNLTIETKSNPNDLVTNVDKATEDYIFDTILKTYPDHQVLGEEGHGHDIDTSQGTVWIVDPIDGTLNFVHQQENFAISIGIFIDGKPYAGFVYDVMADVLYHAKVGEGAFRRNQRLPLLKDSKLKQSIIGINPNWLTKPVLGDIFKDIVNDSRSARAYGSAALEIVSVATGNLEAYMTPRLQPWDFAGGLVILNEVNAKASNLLDDSLTISGPNSILVGNHGVHQEIVEDYLNPHRETLINLHQKRFNRKSK from the coding sequence ATGGCACTTTACGAATTCGCCCAAGGACTTATTCAAGAGGCAGGAATTAGAATTAAACAATTAATGGAACAAAATTTGACGATTGAAACAAAGTCAAACCCCAATGACCTTGTTACTAATGTTGATAAGGCTACTGAAGATTATATTTTTGATACGATTTTAAAAACTTATCCAGACCATCAAGTTTTAGGTGAAGAAGGGCATGGTCATGACATCGATACATCTCAAGGTACGGTATGGATTGTAGACCCAATCGATGGCACTTTAAATTTTGTACACCAACAAGAAAATTTTGCAATTTCTATTGGTATTTTTATTGATGGAAAACCTTATGCTGGTTTTGTATATGATGTTATGGCGGATGTGTTATACCATGCAAAAGTTGGAGAAGGTGCATTTCGACGAAACCAGCGTTTGCCGCTTTTAAAGGATTCAAAATTAAAGCAAAGTATTATTGGGATAAATCCAAATTGGTTAACTAAACCGGTATTAGGAGATATTTTTAAAGATATCGTTAATGACTCAAGAAGTGCAAGAGCATATGGTAGTGCTGCGCTTGAAATTGTATCTGTTGCGACAGGGAATTTAGAAGCATACATGACACCAAGATTACAGCCATGGGACTTTGCAGGTGGACTAGTAATATTAAATGAAGTAAATGCTAAAGCTTCAAACTTATTAGACGATTCGTTAACAATTAGTGGCCCAAATTCAATTTTAGTTGGAAATCATGGCGTTCATCAAGAAATAGTGGAAGATTATTTAAATCCTCATCGAGAAACGTTAATCAATTTACATCAAAAACGTTTTAATAGAAAATCTAAATGA
- a CDS encoding Nramp family divalent metal transporter — MNNKQLSTKEQLSLDEINNTVKFDHRSSNKQKFLSFLGPGLLVAVGYMDPGNWITSMQGGAQYGYTLLFVILISSLSAMLLQSMTVRLGIATGMDLAQMTRHYLSRPIAIIFWIIAELAIIATDIAEVIGSAIALNLLFNIPLIVGALITVLDVFLLLFIMKYGFRKIEAIVGTLIFTVLFIFIFEVYISSPQLNEVLNGFIPHSEIITNNGILYIALGIIGATIMPHNLYLHSSIVQSRTYSRHSNEEKAQAIKFATIDSNIQLSVAFVVNCLLLVLGASLFFNSNADDLGGFYDLYHALKTEPVLGATMGAVMSTLFAVALLASGQNSTITGTLAGQIVMEGFLRLQIPNWLRRLITRSLAIIPVIVCLIIFKGNAAKIEQLLVFSQVFLSIALPFCLIPLQLATSNKDLMGPFYNKTWVNIISWTLIIILSILNVYLIIETFQELQG; from the coding sequence ATGAATAACAAACAACTTTCAACAAAAGAACAATTAAGTTTAGACGAAATTAATAATACGGTGAAATTCGATCATCGAAGTTCAAACAAACAAAAATTCTTATCATTTCTTGGACCTGGTCTCTTAGTCGCAGTCGGTTATATGGATCCTGGAAATTGGATAACATCTATGCAAGGTGGCGCACAATATGGCTATACTTTGCTATTCGTAATTCTTATTTCAAGCTTATCAGCAATGTTACTTCAAAGTATGACGGTAAGATTAGGCATAGCAACAGGTATGGACTTAGCACAAATGACTCGACATTATTTATCGAGACCTATTGCAATTATATTTTGGATTATTGCAGAGCTCGCAATCATTGCCACTGATATTGCAGAAGTTATAGGAAGTGCGATTGCACTTAACTTACTATTTAATATACCTTTGATTGTTGGCGCGTTAATAACTGTACTTGATGTATTCTTACTTTTATTTATAATGAAATATGGTTTCAGAAAAATTGAAGCCATTGTTGGTACTTTAATTTTCACAGTACTGTTCATCTTCATATTTGAAGTGTATATTTCATCACCACAATTAAATGAAGTGTTAAACGGATTTATACCACATAGTGAAATCATTACAAACAATGGTATTCTTTATATTGCATTAGGTATTATTGGTGCGACCATTATGCCTCACAATTTATATCTTCATTCATCAATTGTACAATCTAGAACATACTCTAGACATAGTAACGAAGAAAAAGCACAAGCTATTAAATTTGCTACAATAGATTCAAATATTCAATTGTCAGTTGCATTTGTAGTCAATTGCTTATTATTAGTTTTAGGTGCATCACTATTTTTCAATTCTAATGCAGATGATTTAGGTGGTTTCTATGATTTATATCATGCATTAAAAACAGAACCTGTTCTTGGCGCGACTATGGGTGCAGTTATGAGTACATTATTTGCCGTTGCTTTACTTGCATCCGGCCAAAACTCAACTATTACTGGTACTTTAGCTGGACAAATTGTTATGGAAGGATTTTTGAGATTACAAATACCAAACTGGTTAAGACGCTTAATAACACGTTCACTTGCAATCATTCCTGTTATCGTCTGTTTAATCATTTTTAAAGGTAACGCAGCTAAAATAGAACAGTTACTTGTTTTCTCTCAAGTATTCCTAAGTATTGCGTTACCATTTTGTTTAATTCCATTACAATTGGCAACTAGTAATAAAGATTTAATGGGACCTTTTTATAATAAAACATGGGTAAATATTATTTCGTGGACACTAATCATAATTTTAAGTATTTTAAATGTATACTTAATCATTGAAACATTCCAAGAATTACAAGGATAA